The stretch of DNA tttaataaaaataaacaaaaattattatcaacaacgcCAACACCAAcagcaacaataacaacaacaattacaacatcaacagcaattgatacaacaattaaaataaaaacaaatgatgataataataaatttgatgatattaaaaaaggaggaggaggaggagcttttgttaaaaagaaaaataataataaaagtacaaaaaaattaaattgtaaaaaattgaatgctAAGACTgaggataataatattataatcaatgaaaattgtagTCTTGTTAAAAGACCATTCCTCAAACCCAAATGGAGCAATGGATGGAGTTGGGAAGGCGAGTCGTACGAGGCCAAAGTTTATTTAACGGTCAGTTTAACATTAACACTCCTTaatataactattattttttcattatatatatatctataattgataattgttattatttaattacagaATGAAGAATCAGCAATTCGTAGATGTTACAAAAGTATGAGACACACGAGTGGAGATGTATTACGACCTAGAGattgtgtattattaaaaagtggTCAACGAAAAGCTGATTTACCTTTTGTTGCAAAAATTGCAGCACTTTGGGAAAATCCAGATGATGGTAaaggattttaaaaaatttaattaacttgatatttaaaacatgttaatgaaaaacaatgtATTAATTGCttcgttttttttaactgtttaCATTGCAGGTGAAATGATGTTTTCTTTACTTTGGTACTACAGACCAGAACATACAGAACAGGGCAGAACTGATTACGACACAGAGGATGAGGTTTTTGCATCTCGTCATCGTGACGCAAACAGTGTAGCTTGTATAGAGGACAAGTGTTATATTTTAACTTTCAACGAGTACTGTCGGTaagcataaaataaaaaataaaaaagaactttacatattaatgaaaataaaaaaaaaagcttttatgACAGTTTGagaattttatgaataatgtttatttaactttttagatatcgaaaaaatttaagaagAGTGGAAGAAGGTTTGGAGTGTCTGGGTCTCATTGTACCTCATGGTGAATTAATTTATCCTCGAGAAAATCGACAACCACCAATACCAGTACCATCTGATATGGTACTATTTTGTCGGAGGGTTTATGACTATCGTGgaaaaaaacttgttaaaaatCCTGGATGACTCGAcagtgtgtaaaaaaataaaaactctaataataataataaaaaagatatataaaactGAGTGGGAATCAATggaatacaaaataaaatttaaaagtaaaagaaaaaattaaacaaaaaactaCATTGAACagaaaataagagaaaaatttatataaaaaaaaaaaaaacattgaaactTATCACAGGTTTTGTGCCTTCAAGCGTCATCACAAATTGAACAAAATGACTTTTCATTATACTGATTCACtcggaataaaataaataaagtagaaaataaaatatttaaaaaaaaaacattgaatttaTCGAAACGTGATGAAATATGACAGACGAAATAAATCAAACTGATATAATTGTTTCATAAAGTCAATAGGCATTAATTATTGTACGCTTTGTGTGTGGAGATTTTTCTAGTGCTTTAGACTGacaattttttcatagaagagatataatcaatatttttttgtgacgTAGTTTtaacaagtatatatttttcacacattataaaaatatatttatatttaaaaaagaaaaaaataagaaaaaatgtaaaaataaaaaaaaatattaaaagggtttttcatgttgaaaaattattttaaaaaaataaagacaacATTGTTTGATGATACAACGCTTGAAGGATAAAAATCTGTTAAAGTTTCATAtggaaatcaaaaaaaaaaaacaacaaaataatactttaataataaattcaaagagATAaaagtgtgaaaaaaaaatttaaaaatatagaaaaatgaaaaataatataactatTAAAGTGTAGAATTTTAAAGTCAACTATGAAGTAGTTTCTAAACGTAATTTACGTGTGATAActtccaatttttttctcgtgggtatttttaatcattttttaaattattttaattttgaaaaactatCTACAACTAGCATGTGcgcataaaaaaacaaaaaatattgttttaaccatttttattttaaatcaatcattGATAACAATTgtcttttgtattattttattattttttttaattaatattttataaagccTGGCGCAAGTTGTGTAGATCACTTATTCTTTACGCcaaatcattttgtttttttagtaaaatttgTAACATTGACTTTGTTatacaaacaattattttttagtcacaaaaattgacattaattttgtagaaaatcaataattcgaaagataaatttaatgagaTGATTTATAATATCTAGATATTCATTATGTgtgattgtaaatttttttaaatcaacatttaaaagTGTGTAATCAAATGagaaagataaattaaataaaaattttaatatacctatatataaaataaatgaaaacacaaaaatgaaataaataaatatatataaatccactttcagtataattttaatgagggaatatttaaattattaatttaagcaaATTAAAtgcattcgaaaaaaaaaaaaaaatttttaattattatttagtgtaaataattatatttaaagcatgattaatttttttgtttattttggaaaattttacaatggaattattataatttttacgtattaaatatttacgtaaaaataataaaatgaaaaccatggaaaattttaaagaaaataaatctttttttcaacgatctatttatcaaaaaatgataatgacaaaatttaaatataatattaaatagaatgttttgtttataaatttatttaaattaatatatatgtcaacgattattgtttaatattataatatattggaTGATAGATTTTAAGTTATTTCTGGAgtgcataaaataaatatacgaaataaaaattacatggtaaattatttcgtatgtaagaaaaaaaaaaaataataagaaaacaaaaaaaaaagcatctCCTTTATTCACAAATACCAaaacattcttttttttcataaattaattatttgtttttttttttttttatatttaacgtCTTATTTAAggattaatatatatttgttttatgtcttaatttattaatttatcattaaagttttatttaatgtcTGGTTAAAAGTCGTTTACATATGTGTAACGTAGAATTATGTGAtttgattaatattgtttgctaaaattatttttagtaattttaaataacattaaaaaagaaaaaaaaaatacaatgaaaaaatgataacacgtctttttattttaatttattgttttattgaattaatttattatttattacttgcATAATTTTAAGATAACTAAGTATTTTTTGGTCTCATCACGATACTATTTTAGCCTacgtatttaaaattttaaatatggatttttgtgataaaaaaaaaaaacaaatattcttCATGTTATACGATTATTTAAGAACAACAATATTTGACGAGGAAAACTTTTGCACAAAAatgcaaattaaattattagctATTATTCTGTATAATagttgatgaataattaaacgagaaaataaataaacctgAAATGacgataaataaaacaaaatgactaatactttgatcaaaaaataaagtttttttttttataaactcaatgatgaaaataataactgaGACTCGATATGCTCGTTATtgcatttgataattattcaagttaacaaacaatttagtgccaaaaaaataaacgagttgaaaaaaaaaaaaatacttgtacaATTTGGAGACGAAATTTCTGTTCTTGCTAATGCATCAAAAGTAAAAAGGAGCAAATCATcggaacaaaaaaattaaaaaaatctaatgaaataaatgagatgaataataattatttcccCACGATACCtatgaaaacaaaataaacaaaaaaaaaaaatatatatatatataaataaatattggatatgtataaaaataaaaatatatatatttagataattataataaacttgCGTATGCAAATCGTAAACCCAAAACCATCAAAgagtaataataatcacaaaaaaaaataatatttcttactAATGCATCGAGAAAATTCTTGATATTAATTtcctaattaatttaaataagccttgtcattaaatttttgaaaaatttaatgttaaacatttttttccaaacttgaaaaaaaaaatttaatgtaactTAATCGACTCTTACacttaataaatatgtaaattttctCTAAATAAACACTAAAATAATCACTGGACTTTTCTCAAATGTTAGATGGAAtctttacaaattaatttagaaattagAAAAAGCTTTGTAGGATTCACACAAAACTaactgacaaaaaaataacgagaataataaaaagagaaatttCAATTGgcaagtgttaaaaaaataaaaatacttggtaaaaatatcaaaggtTTTTCaacacttgttaattttttagaactgcaatgtatttttttcacaaaaatatataaatataagaaaaaaaaaatgaaaatgaatgaatggatattgtaatataaacatgataaaaagaaaaaataaatatatatatatgaaaaatggaaaaaaacgaataaaatgatataaaaaaaaaaacaaagaacgttttaataaattatttgatcacGGTCGACAGATTTCTTTGATACTTGATTGGATATTATTTCTGTGAATATTTAAAGCagaattaaattattcgtGGATATTATAATAGAAGACAATagttgataaagaaaaaaaaatatatatatatatagattaagCGGAAGTTTaaaggtaaaatatataatgatagCTTGAAGTTAAATCCACAGGAAGCTGAACAAGAATTTGCTGTTGAAAGGCAAAATGATGGGATTTGAATTGAAAGCGGTCACTTGGTCTTTGATAGAAACTCAAAAGTTTATAATACCCGTGGTCTACGTGGTTAATCCAACATTCAGACACACTATCACGCTCATAGCCCGTGCTAAATACGACTACTAACAGATTACAAATTAAACATAAGatgcacaatttaataaaaataattgtaaagggttcaaaaaataatcataaatatatattttctttatattaaaaaatccggatgtacaaatgaaataatatttgatttttgatttttctatagataatttttcttttaataaaaaatttatttgtaaataaaaaaaattaacacctTGACGTCGGGGGGTATCTATTAGTTTTTGGGTCTatataattatgtaatttaaaaaaaaaaaaaaacttgtgggaaggaattttataaatcatgtTTCGTTGAAGATTtggttaattttaattttttattattatttatttattgttatttattattattataatatctcATTACTTTGAAGTGGAATTCTTTTTGTGTTTACTAATGAGCTATTGTTCGAAATGAGACTTGTTGGCAAGGTCTACATCAGGccaaaatgaaattttaagatGCTTTGAAAGACAGGGAAGACAATATCAGCCACTCACTTCACATTGCAAAGTGATCGACCAAAGATTGCGTGACGTTAAAACATGATAGAGAGAaattgagagagaaaaaacAACTCAACTCATCTTCAGTGCCGTAACTTGATGCCTATATGCTTTTTTGATACAAGCAACATCAACACAATAAGATGACTTTATTCaatacttgattattattttacatttaaattataataatttattgtttttaaaaaaaagttttaaaattaaacaaaaaagaaaattgtttttatttttatttcttgtaaaTTGATTACAAGTTTTTcttgagttttattttttatattgcaaaAGTATGTCTTGATTAAATTATGTGAAAACTTttatacatcaacaacaaactagatttctttaaataaatagataaaaaaaaatatttaatttatattataggttttttatttttttttttttataaaacaaacatcttgattgtataaaaaaacaacaaaaaaattatattcaagtttattttgtttacttGTGATGGAAATTAAGTATATTGCTTGGATAATTTTCAACTTTCCAAGAAAAATatcttgattaaaataaaaaatataatttaataaaaatccaatttttataataagatATTAAAAGTGTATCAGATTGTTTATctcaattttactttttttttttttaaatcgcataaaagctttttattttttattttactctcGGCAGCCCTTCTCGACCtgttaattttacaagaaAGTTGGCTCCTTAAACACTAAAGACGTCTTACAATAACACGTTCAATGTTGCTTCTCTCAAGATagcaaagaataaaataaaaaaaataaaataaaaataccctGATGGGGATACAACAAGACTATATGGTCTTGTTGTGTTGcacgtatatatttataaaatataaaataaaaatgagcaaAACTGTTCTCGTTTAAACTAAAACACGAAGACTATACCAATCTCAACATTCTAAGATACCAATATGGACAAACCTTCGGTACTTTTTGACTTTGGCTGAATATATTTGCGTGTGGATTATGGGCGGTCCAGAAAACACCAAACAATTTATCTTTATCAcgcaatcttttttttctttatattcttaATTAATCTCCTCatcgtatataaaaataaattaaacccattttttttttttacaattaaataaaacaaaaaatattaaaaataattataaataaacaaataattaaataaaataatgagaattctttttttacagtttaaaaattaattaatcaagtagtaaatggaaaaaaaaaaaaaaaaaaattagcttgAGTATTATTTACGGTTGTCAAGTAATGttggtaatattttaattttttaaatttgttctATCCTTGGTGATCCTTTGACAACTTGTGcaacaagatgatgatgatgatgatggtcatgatgatgatgacgaagaTGATGGTAATAATGGGGAAGGTTAAAATTTAAGTTGAAACCCGATTGGACGATGTGTATAACGGTAGGGGAGTTGAGCTTTCAGGGAGGGACTTTGACTCGGACGTGAATTGTGACCGTTCTGAGTTCAGTTTGCGCCAAGCCGCCATCAGGATAACAACTGGTCCTTTcgtgtatttataaatatcattcgtaaatttcattcataaaatattacattgatataatttcaaaattttttcgcgCCGTATttagtattataaaaaaaagcttgtattaaattttgaaaattaaaaataatttttttcattttatttatttaaaacagtattataattttttttttttttcataaaaaataagtgtTATTGtctaagtaataataaatgagtgaatttaaaattattatttttttttgtttcataaactatgtgaattttttaaaataaaaataaaaatgcaacaataaaaaaattatcgtaaaatataaatagtgtgaaattaaaatttgaaaataaaaaaaaataataaaaacaatgctattaaaaatgaaaaaatattattttttatttttattatttataataataaaattagcaGCTGGTGGTAGTGAAATATATGCAAAAATGTTTTCAAatcaacaaatacaacaaGATCCATGTTATGAAGAAGAAGATCGTCCACGTCGTTGTATACCTGATTTTGTAAATGCAGCATTTGGTACATCAGTTGAAGCATCATCAACATGTGGATCTGGTGGTCCAACACGTTATTGTGATATAAATGAACAATTAAGTGGTACAACAAATAATGGTATTGGACAATGTCATGTTTGTGATGATAGTACACCACGTCGTCGTTTTCCATCAAGTTATTTAACTGAtttaaataatccaaataatGTAACATGTTGGCGTAGTGAACCACTTGTTAcatcacaaaattttaattcaccaCCCGATAATATAACATTAACATTATCATTAGGTAAAAAATATGAGCTAACATATGTTAGTTTACAATTTTGTCCAAAAGCAGCAAAACCAGATTCAATtgcaatatataaatcaatggATTATGGTAAAACATGGCAaccatttcaattttattcatcacAATGTAGACGTTTTTATGGACGTCCAAATCGTGCAACAATAACAAAAGCAAATGAACAAGAAGCACGTTGTACTGATAGTCATAGATTTACTGGTGGTGATGGTATTGGTCCAATTGGTAGAATTGCATTTAGTACATTAGAAGGTAGACCATCTGCTGctgattttgataattcagCAGTATTACAAGATTGGGTTACAGCAACTGATATTAAAGTTGTATTTAATCGTTTACATATGCAACAAAATAGTGATATTGATGATATCATTagtattgatgatattaataaacaaaatgataataataaattaattaataaaaatcataaaaatcaaattattattgataataataatgataaattatcaactgaTTCACCAATTGTTAATCAAGTATTAGAAACACAAGATATTAatacaaatgatgatgatattgatataCAAGAAATGAATTATCAACCAGAAAtacaatcaacaacaacaattataacTGCAACTAGTGGTACAACAATTGCTCATCATTATGCTGTATCTGATTTTGCTGTTGGTGGTAGATGTAAATGTAATGGACATGCATCAAGATGTTTAACTGGTAAAGATCGTGAAATAAGTTGTGATTGTAAACATAATACTGCTGGACGTGATTGTGAAAGATGTAAACCATTTCATTTTGATAGACCATGGGCCAGGGCAACTGCTGCTGATGCTAATGAATGCAAAGGTaagactatattttttttcttcatcatcatcatcattattatatcaacAGCATCATTAACATCATTGTTTTAATGACAATTACGTTATTGATGACATCAAGCTTTTgcattataatcattattattttttcaatagataaCAAGAATAGTCTTGTGTCtatgaaatatgaaaatggaaaaaaaaaaaaaccaattgatTGATATCAATTGCTGACAAAGGAGAATTTTGTCACAGAttgtattgttaaaaattaattaatacttgTCACATGGCTCGAAAGCGATCTTGACCTCGTTTAtcagtgtgaaaaaaaaaaaaaaaaaatgtcttgatGAGATAAAAAAGATGTACGATAATTAAtccctttttttgttttcattttactGACGTCAACTAGTATAGTTTATAGTCTATACAgcttgtttataaatatgtcAATAAAGCACTTTTGTTATCAATTGCCAATcactaatttaattaatttaaaaaaatcaaataaataaatataattgtttttgtgtgatttaaatgaattatcagttaaataaatttatcatcaggAAATGAAATTTCTAGATAAATACAAAAACTGTACTATGGTCATTAACTAAactttaaacttttatttaaaatctttcattattttgtgtgtgtttatttctttttttttttttttttttgtacgttGAGATTTATTGCTGATAAAACTGCAGCATCATTTTGCCTTTTTATAGTCATGGAATTTAAAGAGAGTTTTAGGGGTACAAAGGGGGGCTAACGAAGGGGGAGGAAGATTGAGAGGGAGTAAGTTGAAATACATGTGTTTGTGTTTAAATTTCCATTCTGAGGTTCACTCATGATCGAGTCTCGGTACTGTTGTTGTATATTTCTATCTGCAAAAGCATTCTATAATTCTCCCTATATACAAGGATTTTCGCCCTTCCTTAATTCGAAGCGGCGAACCGTAAACTCCACTAAGGTATCCCACTCACTGCATCTCTGACAAATCAAAGCATCGAGGGAATATCACCCTCTGAAATCGTTTCGAATCGATAAACAGTgcgaaaatatataacaaaaaaaaaaataaataaatataaatttttgttcatttacaaaaatatataaataaataaatgaaatgtttaatttaataaataaaataatattaataatttaaaatatttcaacttgaTATTAGCTTTATTATTTCGtcagtcaaatttttttttgaataattttattttatttttaaagaaaataaaaattattaacatttaaaattaatttatttgataaaatttatatttggaGCTGTCCAAATTGGACATGTTGCATTTGGATCATCACCAATTATAAATACTAGCTCATTTGGAGATAAAAAAGGACTCCAATCATATGAACGtaaaatttttccatcattgctattaaatacaaaaaaaaataataaataattatttaaaatactatacatatataaattaaaataaaaaatgtaaaaataattacgtatCAATTATTTCATGGTAAATTGGTGATGTACTTGACCAAGctgtttgatttttatttcgttttaatgttaattgaaattgtgtttttgatattttttcattattgaaaCAAGGAAATGCATATTGTGCATAATTTGGCTGAAATTTCGTTGCAGCAATCCAtctattcataataataattactgatACTGATATGAGCATATCaaaacatgtttttttgttttagtatCAAATAACATACCTCGTTTTATTCTCCAAATCAATATATTTGGTTctaaaaaaaccaatattattattgttcaaaGTGCCGACAAAAGTTAAACTCAatcgataataatttaatactgatgtttcatttatttttaacataatattatttttattatattcatgttTAACTGGTACATTACGCCAACCCCATAATGATATTGTTTCtaagtaagttttattttcaattattgttaaattatttgattctaATACAATGattgatgtattatttaatgaaaaatcaatcaTAACTATTCCgtcaaatgtaaatttattattttccaagtGTGGATCAAATTGTAACCAATAACGATGTGGTTTAACacttatttctaaattttttattgtatcatCTTCAGCTCTCAATAAtactataaatatttcaactaaaatcgaaaaacaaaaaatcaattaattaactgTCATtcaaactaattaaaaatattttcttttaataaaaaaattttattacgtattaaaattaaaaaaaaaggatattttaaatttttcatttttttctcactatgatttatatttatttattgattattaataatattaaactattaatttttaactactGACAATAAATTGAATTCATTCTATTATATacttgcagaaaaaaaaaagattattctttttttttttatttgttgtaacaATGAGAATcattatgattaaaaatataataatcttgttgataataaataaataatcttatCACATCCTTATTAGATTTGTtagaataacaaataaataaataaataaataaataataattatgtactTGGCTTAGTTTTGTAAATCAGATATCCGGTCAAGATTATTATCATATGAATCATTGAgtttgatgatatatttatttgttctaTTTCAAATTAGTGTTCTGAGAatgatatcattatttttttttgcctttaatttcaatgtcatttttaaaaGTCATGTCTTAATGATAAgacaaatattgattttaaaaatttaaatacattattatcaaGATTTTGACCTTcggtttatttttctttttaaattgaatgttgtttttaattgtttagttGTTGAATCATTGAGGAATATAATCTTGTTGTAATATTGATGTgtgtttttctaatttatttaattagagttttttgtaatttaatgcTTACGaagataacttttttttttactcttatatttgaataaatatttatgagaaatagggtcgtttatttttcttgtatacACAAGAAGATTagcctgattttttttctactctttttttattgatatttaaataatctgtttataattatttcattttctaatctattttatgaattttcattgaatctttatttaaaaaaatatcaaaaaaaaacaatagataaaattttattagtaatgtaatttatatttttattatttttctctaaattttgtaaaatatattcaaaattgtgtatatatagtCTGCACCCCCcttgtatttatttgacatgCAGAAAAGTAGCCGTTTTTCAAGCATCAATTTGTACATATAAATGTCGTCGTTATATATGTACTCTTCAATATGGCAGCCGGCCTTTTCCTCcccaaagaataaaaaaaataataaaaattttcacaaaagCCCAGTTGTATATATAGATACccatacatttatatttatattatagcAAAACGACATCACACACTGCCTGGAACATGCACTAAAACGAATTAAACTCAGAGGGCATATtctctcgtttttttttctcctccctcattttttttttttcttttttcattcacttctgcatgaaatttttttttttccacggtcaacagataaaattgcagtgatcaaaattttaaaagaaccagcaaataaaaaaaaagaaacatacATAGAAATTGCTTCTAAAAGAATCATtataatttgacaaaaaaaaaaaaaaaattcagactCAACGCATTATGCGTATGTGTTTCATTCTCTCGGTAAATTTGAAAAGCATCAAGCgcaatgaaagaaaaaaaagacataaaataaatataaaaaaataaaatgtaataaaaatatataggtattttttaaaaaagaaaataagatgaaataaaaataaataaataaaacggcGGAAACGACGGAGGCACCACTTTTACGCTGTCGgtgaattaaattacattttaatttcgCGGATATTTTCGCTAGCCCATTTTTCCATCGCTTTcaaatgttgtatatatatatagtatttaGCACCGAATATTCATagtaatttacattttaaattgaataatatttttatttttttttatttgctaccTGAAGAGTAAATGCACGACGTGG from Aphidius gifuensis isolate YNYX2018 linkage group LG4, ASM1490517v1, whole genome shotgun sequence encodes:
- the LOC122854640 gene encoding netrin-3-like isoform X2, yielding MLLKMKKYYFLFLLFIIIKLAAGGSEIYAKMFSNQQIQQDPCYEEEDRPRRCIPDFVNAAFGTSVEASSTCGSGGPTRYCDINEQLSGTTNNGIGQCHVCDDSTPRRRFPSSYLTDLNNPNNVTCWRSEPLVTSQNFNSPPDNITLTLSLGKKYELTYVSLQFCPKAAKPDSIAIYKSMDYGKTWQPFQFYSSQCRRFYGRPNRATITKANEQEARCTDSHRFTGGDGIGPIGRIAFSTLEGRPSAADFDNSAVLQDWVTATDIKVVFNRLHMQQNSDIDDIISIDDINKQNDNNKLINKNHKNQIIIDNNNDKLSTDSPIVNQVLETQDINTNDDDIDIQEMNYQPEIQSTTTIITATSGTTIAHHYAVSDFAVGGRCKCNGHASRCLTGKDREISCDCKHNTAGRDCERCKPFHFDRPWARATAADANECKACNCNSHARKCRFNVELYKLSGRVSGGVCLQCRHFTAGRHCHYCREGYYRDPTKPISHRKACKPCDCHLIGASGKTCNQSTGQCPCKDGVTGTTCNRCARGYQQSRSHIAPCVKIPQVIQTQGMASENNGEHDDVENGYDGRPGKTMWQMSSKHKTIKSQQIL
- the LOC122854640 gene encoding netrin-3-like isoform X1: MLLKMKKYYFLFLLFIIIKLAAGGSEIYAKMFSNQQIQQDPCYEEEDRPRRCIPDFVNAAFGTSVEASSTCGSGGPTRYCDINEQLSGTTNNGIGQCHVCDDSTPRRRFPSSYLTDLNNPNNVTCWRSEPLVTSQNFNSPPDNITLTLSLGKKYELTYVSLQFCPKAAKPDSIAIYKSMDYGKTWQPFQFYSSQCRRFYGRPNRATITKANEQEARCTDSHRFTGGDGIGPIGRIAFSTLEGRPSAADFDNSAVLQDWVTATDIKVVFNRLHMQQNSDIDDIISIDDINKQNDNNKLINKNHKNQIIIDNNNDKLSTDSPIVNQVLETQDINTNDDDIDIQEMNYQPEIQSTTTIITATSGTTIAHHYAVSDFAVGGRCKCNGHASRCLTGKDREISCDCKHNTAGRDCERCKPFHFDRPWARATAADANECKACNCNSHARKCRFNVELYKLSGRVSGGVCLQCRHFTAGRHCHYCREGYYRDPTKPISHRKACKPCDCHLIGASGKTCNQSTGQCPCKDGVTGTTCNRCARGYQQSRSHIAPCVKIPQVIQTQGMASENNGEHDDVENGYDGRPEQCGKCRASTKRLNLNKYCKRDYAILGRVTGRQKINDVGNTAGNTFAKFTLNVDLIYKRGDESQIKRGPMALYVHTADLACRCPKIKPNKSYLFLGQENDGTGMNGLAVTQKSIVIEWRDEWHNRMRRFQKRSSRQCH